Proteins from one Methanobrevibacter sp. genomic window:
- a CDS encoding CHC2 zinc finger domain-containing protein, whose amino-acid sequence MIDYELIYERKQHYLTIPQDNNRKLCFGNESIVKAIKNQKPNTDLFITKYAEDNIVQCIILDFDDKENPNNALNDARKLRMVLKRHGLNTIIVKSGSKGYHCYIQTEPLCFEFDDVDSETFFKKFVELIIQGGMRVKYQTLDTTNTGAGLRGNIRVIGSIHPKTHQRCEIIEGEFKENITPTSFEHECLRDAYEFAKIHEKHHILKERQRKANIHTHHGHGDPVLENDLRTLMPSIYGGDYKTFKNGYIMMQCPFHNDSNPSMIVKKEFYYCKACGEKGNWWNLRDKGDVDFEEEGYIRVGKWREDDGVE is encoded by the coding sequence ATGATAGATTACGAATTAATCTATGAAAGGAAACAGCATTATCTTACAATCCCTCAGGATAATAATCGTAAGTTATGCTTTGGAAATGAAAGTATTGTTAAAGCAATAAAAAACCAAAAACCAAATACGGATTTATTCATCACTAAATATGCAGAGGATAATATAGTTCAATGCATAATTTTAGATTTTGATGATAAAGAGAATCCAAATAATGCGTTAAACGATGCAAGAAAATTAAGAATGGTTTTAAAAAGACATGGATTGAATACCATTATTGTGAAATCTGGAAGTAAAGGGTACCATTGTTATATTCAAACAGAACCATTATGTTTTGAATTTGATGATGTGGATTCCGAGACATTTTTTAAGAAATTTGTTGAGCTGATTATTCAAGGGGGTATGAGAGTTAAGTACCAAACATTGGACACTACCAACACAGGTGCGGGACTTCGTGGAAACATAAGAGTAATTGGAAGTATTCATCCAAAGACCCATCAAAGATGTGAAATAATCGAAGGGGAATTTAAGGAAAACATAACCCCTACTTCTTTTGAACATGAGTGCCTTCGTGATGCCTATGAGTTTGCTAAAATACATGAAAAACATCACATTCTAAAAGAAAGGCAACGAAAAGCAAACATCCACACACATCATGGGCATGGAGACCCTGTACTTGAAAATGACTTGAGAACCCTAATGCCCAGTATATACGGTGGAGATTATAAAACATTCAAGAATGGTTATATCATGATGCAATGTCCATTTCATAATGATAGTAATCCTTCAATGATTGTTAAAAAAGAGTTTTACTACTGTAAAGCTTGTGGTGAAAAGGGTAATTGGTGGAATTTAAGAGATAAAGGTGATGTGGACTTTGAAGAAGAAGGGTACATTAGAGTTGGAAAATGGAGAGAGGATGATGGAGTTGAGTAG